One segment of Rosa chinensis cultivar Old Blush chromosome 6, RchiOBHm-V2, whole genome shotgun sequence DNA contains the following:
- the LOC112171050 gene encoding 26S proteasome regulatory subunit S10B homolog B, with amino-acid sequence MDIPLSASMTTNVDYRRKLLALKELEAKVKQARDELRSRKKEYEKTEDDLKSFQSSGQIVGEVLSQLDDGRVLVKASSGPRYVVGCRSKIPREKLTSGTRVVLDITTLTIMRPLPREVDPVVYNMLQEDPGNVSYSAVGGLSDQIRDLRESIELPLMNPELFLRVGIKPPKGVLLYGPPGTGKTLLARAIASNIDANFLKVVSSAIVDKYIGESARMIREMFNYARDHQPCIIFMDEIDAIGGARLSEGTSSDREVQRTLMELLNQLDGFDQLDKVKIIMATNRPDTLDSALLRPGRLDRKIEIPLPNEQSRMEILKIHAAGIAKHGEIDYEAIVRLAEGFNGADLRNICTEAGMFAIRAERDYVVQEDFMKAVRKLNDAKKLESRAHYNFGKEQ; translated from the exons ATGGATATTCCTC TTTCTGCTTCAATGACGACGAATGTGGATTACCGCAGAAAGTTACTAGCACTTAAGGAACTGGAAGCTAAAGTAAAGCAAG CACGAGACGAATTGCGGTCCAGAAAGAAGGAATATGAGAAAACCGAAGATGATTTGAAGTCCTTCCAAAGTTCAGGACAGATTGTAGGCGAAGTTCTGTCGCAGCTCGATGATGGACGGG TGTTAGTGAAGGCAAGTAGTGGCCCTCGGTATGTGGTAGGCTGTCGCAGTAAAATCCCCAGAGAAAAACTTACATCGGGCACTCGCGTAGTTTTGGATATCACTACTTTGACCATCATGAGGCCTCTTCCAAGAGAA GTTGATCCAGTTGTGTATAATATGCTTCAAGAAGATCCAGGTAATGTTAGCTACTCTGCTGTGGGAGGCCTATCCGATCAGATACGAGATCTTAGGGAATCTATAGAACTGCCTTTGATGAATCCTGAGCTCTTCCTTAGAGTGGGGATCAAACCTCCCAAGGGTGTTCTTCTCTACGGACCTCCGGGAACAGGAAAGACATTACTGGCTAGAGCAATTGCCAGCAATATAGATGCTAATTTTTTGAAG GTTGTATCAAGCGCAATTGTTGATAAATACATTGGCGAGAGTGCGAGAATGATAAGGGAAATGTTTAATTACGCTCGTGATCACCAG CCGTGTATCATTTTTATGGACGAGATCGATGCTATTGGTGGAGCACGTTTGAGTGAGGGGACCAGTTCAGACAGAGAAGTGCAGCGAACACTCATGGAGTTGCTTAACCAGTTAGACGGTTTTGATCAGCTTGACAAG GTTAAAATCATAATGGCAACCAATAGACCTGATACTTTAGATTCTGCACTCCTGCGCCCTGGGCGTCTAGACCGAAAGATAGAGATTCCATTGCCTAATGAACAGTCGAGAATGGAAATTCTTAAAATCCATGCTGCTGGGATAGCCAAGCACGGGGAAATTGATTATGAGGCAATTGTCAGGCTTGCTGAG GGCTTTAATGGGGCTGATCTACGGAACATATGTACTGAAGCTGGAATGTTTGCCATACGTGCTGAACGGGATTATGTTGTTCAAGAAGATTTCATGAAG GCTGTCAGAAAATTGAACGATGCCAAGAAGCTGGAGTCCAGGGCTCACTACAATTTTGGGAAAGAACAGTGA
- the LOC112173712 gene encoding bifunctional phosphatase IMPL2, chloroplastic, whose amino-acid sequence MLSQIPKSLSFFHNPSIPIPIPNSNSPTLRFSTPNPLLSLAHLPPFSCCRPTLVAMASASASDLPNAVVPLPPGVDENELDRFATIANKVADASGEVIRKYFRQKFDILDKEDSSPVTIADQTAEEHMISVISENFPSHAVYGEENGWRCKETYADYVWVLDPIDGTKSFITGKPVFGTLISLLLRGKPILGIIDQPILRERWLGVSGRKTTLNGKVVSTRTCANLAQAYLYTTSPHLFSAEAEEAFIRVRNKVKVPLYGCDCYAYALLASGYVDLVVESGLKPYDFLSLIPVIEGSGGVITDWKGHQLLWEASANSHATSFNVVAAGDKQIHQQALDSLQWQ is encoded by the exons ATGCTCTCCCAGATTCCCAAATCCCTCTCCTTCTTCCACAACCCTTCCATTCCCATTCCCATTCCCAATTCCAACTCTCCAACTCTCCGCTTCTCAACTCCCAATCCCTTACTCTCGCTCGCTCATCTCCCGCCTTTCAGCTGTTGCCGACCCACACTCGTCGCAATGgcctccgcctccgcctccgACCTCCCTAACGCCGTCGTTCCCCTCCCGCCCGGCGTTGACGAGAATGAGCTCGATCGCTTTGCCACCATCGCCAATAAAGTCGCCGATGCCTCCGGCGAAGTTATTCGGAAATATTTCCGGCAGAAATTCGATATTCTCGATAAAGAAGATTCCA GCCCTGTGACCATTGCGGATCAAACAGCAGAGGAACATATGATTTCAGTTATATCAGAGAATTTTCCTTCTCATGCTGT TTACGGAGAGGAGAATGGGTGGAGGTGCAaagagacatatgcagactATGTTTGGGTATTAGACCCTATTGATGGGACAAAAAGTTTTATCACTG GAAAACCCGTGTTTGGTACTCTTATTTCTCTGCTACTGCGGGGCAAACCA ATCCTTGGTATAATCGATCAGCCTATTTTAAGAGAGAGATGGCTCGGGGTAAGTGGAAGGAAAACTACATTGAATGGAAAAGTAGTGTCGACACGCACATGCGCAAACCTGGCACAAGCTTATCT GTACACTACAAGTCCACATCTATTCAGTGCAGAAGCAGAAGAGGCATTTATTCGCGTCAGAAATAAG GTTAAAGTGCCATTGTATGGATGTGACTGCTATGCTTATGCCCTTCTGGCTTCTGGTTATGTGGATCTTGTTGTTGAGTCTGGTCTCAAG CCATACGATTTTCTTTCACTGATACCTGTGATAGAAGGTTCTGGGGGTGTCATAACTGATTGGAAAGGACATCAGCTTTTGTGGGAGGCTTCTGCCAATTCACATGCAACAA GTTTTAATGTAGTGGCAGCTGGAGATAAACAGATTCACCAACAAGCTTTAGATTCATTACAATGGCAAtga
- the LOC112171048 gene encoding embryogenic cell protein 40 → MAEIRDEFGNPIPLTDQYGNPVQLTDEQGRPMHLTGIATTEGGQSQAIRTGEQQTGIGTRGIGTHVPGTGLHVPGTGTHVPGTGAHIPGTGIHIPGTGSHVPGTGAHVPGTGEHMPGTGAGSHPSGTGKTGGVAGVKADEVITEHAVHGTGKPKTVGEHLQQERHTGEAGEHRRSSSSSSSSEDDGKGGRIRKKKGLKEKIKETFSGKHKDEHLEGGPAFKTPTTTPQEHEKKGMMEKIKEKLPGHHPH, encoded by the exons ATGGCTGAAATTCGCGACGAGTTCGGCAACCCCATCCCGCTCACCGACCAGTATGGCAACCCAGTTCAGCTGACAGACGAGCAAGGCCGCCCCATGCACCTCACTGGTATCGCCACCACCGAGGGCGGCCAAAGCCAAGCCATCCGTACTGGAGAGCAGCAGACCGGTATAGGAACCAGAGGCATCGGTACACACGTCCCTGGCACCGGTCTCCACGTTCCGGGCACGGGCACACACGTTCCAGGCACCGGTGCCCACATCCCCGGGACTGGCATACACATCCCCGGCACAGGTTCTCATGTTCCGGGGACAGGTGCACATGTTCCGGGCACCGGTGAGCACATGCCAGGAACCGGAGCCGGTAGCCACCCGTCAGGTACGGGGAAGACCGGTGGTGTTGCTGGAGTGAAGGCTGACGAAGTTATCACCGAGCATGCCGTGCATGGTACTGGAAAACCCAAAACTGTAGGTGAACATCTACAACAGGAGCGCCACACCGGTGAGGCCGGTGAACACCGTCGCAGCTCGAGCTCGAGCTCTAGTTCT GAGGATGATGGGAAAGGAGGGAGGATCAGGAAGAAGAAGGGACTGAAGGAGAAGATAAAGGAAACCTTTAGCGGTAAACATAAGGATGAGCATCTGGAGGGGGGGCCGGCCTTCAAGACCCCCACGACGACTCCTCAGGAGCATGAGAAGAAAGGCATGATGGAGAAGATCAAGGAGAAGTTACCTGGTCACCATCCCCACTGA